The following coding sequences are from one Saccopteryx bilineata isolate mSacBil1 chromosome 3, mSacBil1_pri_phased_curated, whole genome shotgun sequence window:
- the ZNF784 gene encoding zinc finger protein 784 encodes MAAARPEPRSLSSTAPESRSPEPPDLVLVPDDGSPATSPTDLIEIQVVKVTDTTLVPEPPEPGSFHCALCPAAFRLVSELLFHEHGHLAGVEGGGQGGDPSRCHVCGHSCPGPASLRAHYSLHTGERPYRCTLCPRAFKALAPLLRHQHRHGVEPGTSQRPPEVVVAAAAAAGEQGSGVSPERSEVVMAAAAAGAAMGKPFACRFCAKPFRRSSDMRDHERVHTGERPYHCGICGKGFTQSSVLSGHARIHTGERPFRCALCDRTFNNSSNFRKHQRTHFHGPGPGLRDSGSQQAVGVEEAEGPGSWCGVRNTLEEGAGETETGKVEVDQ; translated from the exons ATGGCTGCCGCACGCCCGGAGCCCCGGAGTCTGAGCTCAACGGCCCCGGAGTCGCGCTCCCCGGAGCCGCCGGACCTG GTCCTGGTGCCTGATGATGGGAGCCCCGCCACATCCCCGACTGACCTCATTGAGATCCAGGTGGTGAAAGTGACAGACACCACCCTGGTGCCCGAGCCCCCGGAGCCTGGTTCTTTTCACTGTGCCTTATGTCCGGCTGCCTTCCGGCTGGTCTCCGAGCTGCTGTTCCATGAACATGGCCACCTGGCGGGGGTTGAGGGCGGCGGGCAGGGCGGGGACCCAAGCCGGTGCCATGTGTGTGGTCACAGCTGCCCGGGCCCCGCCAGCCTCCGTGCGCACTACAGCCTGCACACGGGAGAGCGCCCTTACCGCTGCACTCTCTGCCCCCGGGCATTCAAGGCTCTGGCACCCCTGCTGCGGCACCAACACCGGCATGGGGTGGAGCCGGGGACCTCTCAGAGGCCCCCAgaggtggtggtggcggcggcagcggcagctGGGGAACAGGGATCCGGGGTGTCCCCAGAGCGGTCGGAGGTGGTGATGGCGGCAGCAGCAGCCGGCGCGGCCATGGGGAAGCCCTTCGCCTGCAGGTTCTGCGCCAAGCCGTTCCGCCGCTCCTCAGACATGCGCGACCATGAGCGCGTGCACACGGGCGAGAGGCCCTACCACTGCGGTATCTGCGGCAAGGGCTTCACGCAGTCATCGGTGCTGAGCGGCCACGCGCGCATCCACACCGGCGAGCGCCCCTTCCGCTGCGCGCTCTGCGACCGCACTTTCAACAACTCCTCCAACTTCCGCAAGCACCAGCGCACCCACTTCCACGGCCCGGGGCCCGGGCTTAGAGACTCTGGAAGCCAACAGGCAGTAGgggtggaggaggcagaggggccAGGGAGTTGGTGTGGGGTGAGAAACACTCTagaggagggagctggggagaCAGAGACCGGGAAGGTAGAGGTCGACCAGTAA
- the ZNF865 gene encoding zinc finger protein 865 isoform X2, with translation MEANAAGGGGGASGGIGGEDGVHFQSYPFDFLEFLNHQRFEPMELYGEHAKAVAALPCTPGPPPQPPPQPPPPQYDYPPQATFKPKAETPSSSSSSSSSSSSSSSSSQAKKPDPPLPPAFGAPPPPLFDAAFPAPQWGIVDLSGHQHLFGNLKRGGPASGPGVTPGLAAAAGTPGPLPTPSQTPPGPVAGAACDPSKDDKGYFRRLKYLMERRFPCGVCQKSFKQSSHLVQHMLVHSGERPYECGVCGRTYNHVSSLIRHRRCHKDVPPTTGVPPQPGVTLPPLGLPPPPAAPGAPTPVPAGPASTPATSTDGNAAPGAPAGVGAPPPAAGGGEGPFACPLCWKVFKKPSHLHQHQIIHTGEKPFSCTVCSKSFNRRESLKRHVKTHSADLLRLPCGVCGKAFRDAAYLLKHQAAHAGAAGPRPVYPCDLCGKSYSAPQSLLRHKAAHVPPPTPDAPKDAAANVSQPATPAFPSGPYLLPPDAPTTDSEKAAAAAAAVVYGAMPMPLLGAHPLLLGAGTSGSGGAGASGPGKTFCCGICGRGFGRRETLKRHERIHTGEKPHQCPVCGKRFRESFHLSKHHVVHTRERPYKCELCGKVFGYPQSLTRHRQVHRLQLPCALAGAAGLPATQGAPGACGPGAAGAAAGAAEGLSYACSDCGEHFPDLFHVMSHKEAHMTEKPYGCDACGKTFGFIENLMWHKLVHQAAPERLLPPAASGQQPAEGSGAGGAEAASVLDNGLAGEVGAAVAALAGVSGGDDSSGGVGAGGGGGTGVAPERFSCATCGQSFKHFLGLVTHKYVHLVRRTLGCGLCGQSFAGAYDLLLHRRSHRQKRGFRCPVCGKRFWEAALLMRHQRCHTEQRPYRCGVCGRGFLRSWYLRQHRVVHTGERAFKCGVCAKRFAQSSSLAEHRRLHAVARPQRCGACGKTFRYRSNLLEHQRLHLGERAYRCEHCGKGFFYLSSVLRHQRAHEPPRPELRCPACLKAFKDPGYFRKHLAAHQGGRPFRCSSCGEGFANTYGLKKHRLAHKAEGLAGPAAGASTLAGKEA, from the coding sequence ATGGAGGCGAACGCAGCGGGTGGCGGTGGCGGGGCCAGCGGGGGCATCGGGGGCGAGGACGGGGTGCACTTCCAGAGCTACCCTTTCGACTTCCTGGAGTTCCTCAACCACCAGCGCTTTGAGCCAATGGAGCTGTACGGAGAGCATGCCAAGGCGGTGGCGGCCCTGCCCTGCACCCCGGGGCCCCCGCCGCAGCCCCCACCTCAACCCCCGCCGCCCCAGTACGACTACCCGCCCCAGGCCACCTTCAAGCCAAAGGCTGAGACTCCCTCCTCGTCATCGTCCTCCTCTTCGTCCTCTTCGTCGTCGTCTTCCTCCTCCCAAGCCAAGAAGCCCGATCCGCCCTTGCCGCCCGCTTTTGGGGCACCACCGCCGCCCCTCTTCGATGCGGCCTTCCCCGCCCCGCAGTGGGGCATTGTGGACCTTTCGGGACACCAGCACCTGTTTGGGAACCTGAAGCGCGGAGGGCCCGCATCTGGGCCGGGGGTGACGCCGGGGCTAGCCGCTGCTGCCGGGACACCCGGGCcgctccccaccccatcccagacTCCTCCGGGACCTGTTGCGGGGGCGGCCTGCGACCCCTCCAAGGATGACAAGGGCTACTTCCGGAGGCTGAAGTACCTGATGGAGCGGCGTTTCCCGTGCGGAGTGTGCCAGAAGTCGTTCAAGCAATCGTCGCACCTGGTGCAGCACATGCTGGTGCACTCCGGGGAGCGGCCCTATGAGTGCGGCGTCTGTGGCCGGACCTACAACCACGTCTCCAGCCTCATCCGCCACCGCCGCTGCCACAAGGACGTGCCGCCCACCACTGGGGTCCCACCGCAGCCAGGGGTGACCTTGCCACCGTTGggcctgcccccgccccccgccgccCCAGGGGCCCCCACCCCGGTCCCTGCTGGCCCAGCCTCGACACCTGCCACCTCCACGGATGGGAACGCAGCCCCGGGCGCACCGGCAGGCGTGGGGGCACCTCCTCCAGCGGCGGGCGGTGGCGAGGGCCCCTTCGCCTGTCCGCTCTGCTGGAAGGTTTTTAAGAAACCCAGTCACCTGCACCAGCACCAGATCATCCACACGGGCGAGAAGCCCTTCTCGTGCACCGTGTGCAGCAAGAGCTTCAACCGCAGGGAGAGCCTCAAACGCCACGTGAAGACGCACTCGGCTGACTTGCTGCGCCTGCCCTGCGGCGTCTGCGGCAAAGCCTTCCGTGATGCCGCCTACCTGCTCAAGCACCAGGCAGCACACGCGGGCGCGGCGGGGCCCCGGCCAGTGTACCCCTGCGATCTGTGCGGCAAGTCCTACTCGGCGCCGCAGAGCCTGCTCCGCCACAAGGCTGCGCACGTgccgccccccacccctgatGCCCCCAAGGATGCTGCAGCCAACGTGTCCCAGCCCGCAACCCCTGCCTTTCCCTCGGGCCCCTACCTGCTGCCGCCCGACGCCCCCACCACCGACAGTGAGAAGGCAGCAGCCGCCGCCGCAGCCGTGGTGTATGGGGCCATGCCCATGCCACTCCTGGGCGCACACCCGCTGCTGCTTGGGGCTGGAACCAGCGGGTCAGGTGGCGCGGGCGCCAGTGGCCCTGGAAAGACATTCTGCTGCGGCATCTGCGGGCGCGGCTTCGGACGCCGAGAGACCCTGAAGCGCCACGAGCGCATCCACACAGGCGAGAAGCCACACCAGTGCCCGGTGTGTGGGAAGCGCTTCCGTGAGTCTTTCCATCTGAGCAAGCACCACGTGGTGCACACCCGCGAGCGCCCCTACAAGTGCGAGCTGTGCGGCAAGGTGTTCGGCTACCCACAGAGCCTGACGCGCCACCGCCAGGTGCACCGGCTGCAGCTGCCCTGCGCCCTTGCCGGGGCGGCCGGTCTCCCTGCCACCCAGGGTGCACCTGGGGCTTGTGGCCCGGGCGCCGCAGGGGCGGCAGCGGGGGCGGCCGAGGGCCTGAGCTATGCCTGCTCGGACTGCGGCGAGCACTTCCCGGATCTCTTCCACGTTATGAGCCACAAGGAGGCCCACATGACAGAGAAGCCTTACGGCTGTGACGCCTGCGGTAAGACTTTCGGCTTCATCGAGAACCTCATGTGGCACAAGCTGGTGCACCAGGCCGCCCCCGAGCGCCtgctccctcccgcagccagcggCCAGCAGCCTGCAGAAGGCTCTGGCGCTGGCGGCGCCGAGGCGGCCAGCGTGCTAGACAACGGGCTGGCCGGGGAAGTGGGGGCAGCTGTAGCTGCTCTGGCTGGGGTGTCTGGTGGGGATGACAGCAGCGGCGGGGTGGGGGCCGGGGGCGGTGGGGGCACTGGCGTGGCCCCCGAGCGCTTCAGCTGCGCCACGTGTGGCCAGAGCTTCAAGCACTTCCTGGGCCTCGTCACTCACAAGTATGTGCACCTGGTGCGGCGGACCCTGGGCTGCGGCCTCTGCGGCCAGAGCTTCGCGGGCGCCTACGACCTGCTTCTGCACCGGCGCAGCCACCGGCAGAAGCGGGGCTTCCGGTGCCCAGTGTGCGGGAAGCGCTTCTGGGAGGCGGCCCTGCTGATGCGCCATCAGCGCTGCCACACGGAGCAGCGGCCCTACCGGTGTGGCGTGTGTGGCCGCGGCTTTCTGCGCTCCTGGTACCTGCGGCAGCACCGCGTGGTGCACACCGGCGAGCGGGCCTTCAAGTGCGGTGTGTGCGCCAAGCGCTTCGCGCAGTCGTCCAGCCTGGCGGAGCACCGGCGTCTGCATGCCGTGGCCCGACCCCAGCGCTGCGGCGCCTGCGGGAAGACCTTCCGCTACCGTTCTAACCTGCTGGAGCACCAGCGGCTGCACCTGGGCGAGCGCGCCTACCGCTGCGAGCACTGCGGCAAGGGCTTCTTCTACCTGAGCTCCGTGCTGCGCCACCAGCGTGCCCATGAGCCGCCGCGGCCCGAGCTTCGCTGCCCGGCCTGCCTCAAGGCCTTCAAGGATCCCGGCTACTTTCGGAAGCACCTGGCGGCCCACCAGGGCGGCCGGCCCTTCCGCTGCTCCTCCTGCGGGGAGGGTTTCGCCAACACCTATGGCCTCAAGAAACACCGCCTGGCACACAAGGCTGAGGGCCTTGCAGGGCCTGCAGCTGGGGCCAGCACCTTGGCTGGGAAGGAGGCCTGA
- the ZNF865 gene encoding zinc finger protein 865 isoform X1 encodes MAEHCPLVGMLGGSRSGSRIAYPAEMEANAAGGGGGASGGIGGEDGVHFQSYPFDFLEFLNHQRFEPMELYGEHAKAVAALPCTPGPPPQPPPQPPPPQYDYPPQATFKPKAETPSSSSSSSSSSSSSSSSSQAKKPDPPLPPAFGAPPPPLFDAAFPAPQWGIVDLSGHQHLFGNLKRGGPASGPGVTPGLAAAAGTPGPLPTPSQTPPGPVAGAACDPSKDDKGYFRRLKYLMERRFPCGVCQKSFKQSSHLVQHMLVHSGERPYECGVCGRTYNHVSSLIRHRRCHKDVPPTTGVPPQPGVTLPPLGLPPPPAAPGAPTPVPAGPASTPATSTDGNAAPGAPAGVGAPPPAAGGGEGPFACPLCWKVFKKPSHLHQHQIIHTGEKPFSCTVCSKSFNRRESLKRHVKTHSADLLRLPCGVCGKAFRDAAYLLKHQAAHAGAAGPRPVYPCDLCGKSYSAPQSLLRHKAAHVPPPTPDAPKDAAANVSQPATPAFPSGPYLLPPDAPTTDSEKAAAAAAAVVYGAMPMPLLGAHPLLLGAGTSGSGGAGASGPGKTFCCGICGRGFGRRETLKRHERIHTGEKPHQCPVCGKRFRESFHLSKHHVVHTRERPYKCELCGKVFGYPQSLTRHRQVHRLQLPCALAGAAGLPATQGAPGACGPGAAGAAAGAAEGLSYACSDCGEHFPDLFHVMSHKEAHMTEKPYGCDACGKTFGFIENLMWHKLVHQAAPERLLPPAASGQQPAEGSGAGGAEAASVLDNGLAGEVGAAVAALAGVSGGDDSSGGVGAGGGGGTGVAPERFSCATCGQSFKHFLGLVTHKYVHLVRRTLGCGLCGQSFAGAYDLLLHRRSHRQKRGFRCPVCGKRFWEAALLMRHQRCHTEQRPYRCGVCGRGFLRSWYLRQHRVVHTGERAFKCGVCAKRFAQSSSLAEHRRLHAVARPQRCGACGKTFRYRSNLLEHQRLHLGERAYRCEHCGKGFFYLSSVLRHQRAHEPPRPELRCPACLKAFKDPGYFRKHLAAHQGGRPFRCSSCGEGFANTYGLKKHRLAHKAEGLAGPAAGASTLAGKEA; translated from the exons atggcggagcattgccccctagtgggcatgctgggtggatcccggtcag GGTCTCGTATTGCCTACCCAGCTGAGATGGAGGCGAACGCAGCGGGTGGCGGTGGCGGGGCCAGCGGGGGCATCGGGGGCGAGGACGGGGTGCACTTCCAGAGCTACCCTTTCGACTTCCTGGAGTTCCTCAACCACCAGCGCTTTGAGCCAATGGAGCTGTACGGAGAGCATGCCAAGGCGGTGGCGGCCCTGCCCTGCACCCCGGGGCCCCCGCCGCAGCCCCCACCTCAACCCCCGCCGCCCCAGTACGACTACCCGCCCCAGGCCACCTTCAAGCCAAAGGCTGAGACTCCCTCCTCGTCATCGTCCTCCTCTTCGTCCTCTTCGTCGTCGTCTTCCTCCTCCCAAGCCAAGAAGCCCGATCCGCCCTTGCCGCCCGCTTTTGGGGCACCACCGCCGCCCCTCTTCGATGCGGCCTTCCCCGCCCCGCAGTGGGGCATTGTGGACCTTTCGGGACACCAGCACCTGTTTGGGAACCTGAAGCGCGGAGGGCCCGCATCTGGGCCGGGGGTGACGCCGGGGCTAGCCGCTGCTGCCGGGACACCCGGGCcgctccccaccccatcccagacTCCTCCGGGACCTGTTGCGGGGGCGGCCTGCGACCCCTCCAAGGATGACAAGGGCTACTTCCGGAGGCTGAAGTACCTGATGGAGCGGCGTTTCCCGTGCGGAGTGTGCCAGAAGTCGTTCAAGCAATCGTCGCACCTGGTGCAGCACATGCTGGTGCACTCCGGGGAGCGGCCCTATGAGTGCGGCGTCTGTGGCCGGACCTACAACCACGTCTCCAGCCTCATCCGCCACCGCCGCTGCCACAAGGACGTGCCGCCCACCACTGGGGTCCCACCGCAGCCAGGGGTGACCTTGCCACCGTTGggcctgcccccgccccccgccgccCCAGGGGCCCCCACCCCGGTCCCTGCTGGCCCAGCCTCGACACCTGCCACCTCCACGGATGGGAACGCAGCCCCGGGCGCACCGGCAGGCGTGGGGGCACCTCCTCCAGCGGCGGGCGGTGGCGAGGGCCCCTTCGCCTGTCCGCTCTGCTGGAAGGTTTTTAAGAAACCCAGTCACCTGCACCAGCACCAGATCATCCACACGGGCGAGAAGCCCTTCTCGTGCACCGTGTGCAGCAAGAGCTTCAACCGCAGGGAGAGCCTCAAACGCCACGTGAAGACGCACTCGGCTGACTTGCTGCGCCTGCCCTGCGGCGTCTGCGGCAAAGCCTTCCGTGATGCCGCCTACCTGCTCAAGCACCAGGCAGCACACGCGGGCGCGGCGGGGCCCCGGCCAGTGTACCCCTGCGATCTGTGCGGCAAGTCCTACTCGGCGCCGCAGAGCCTGCTCCGCCACAAGGCTGCGCACGTgccgccccccacccctgatGCCCCCAAGGATGCTGCAGCCAACGTGTCCCAGCCCGCAACCCCTGCCTTTCCCTCGGGCCCCTACCTGCTGCCGCCCGACGCCCCCACCACCGACAGTGAGAAGGCAGCAGCCGCCGCCGCAGCCGTGGTGTATGGGGCCATGCCCATGCCACTCCTGGGCGCACACCCGCTGCTGCTTGGGGCTGGAACCAGCGGGTCAGGTGGCGCGGGCGCCAGTGGCCCTGGAAAGACATTCTGCTGCGGCATCTGCGGGCGCGGCTTCGGACGCCGAGAGACCCTGAAGCGCCACGAGCGCATCCACACAGGCGAGAAGCCACACCAGTGCCCGGTGTGTGGGAAGCGCTTCCGTGAGTCTTTCCATCTGAGCAAGCACCACGTGGTGCACACCCGCGAGCGCCCCTACAAGTGCGAGCTGTGCGGCAAGGTGTTCGGCTACCCACAGAGCCTGACGCGCCACCGCCAGGTGCACCGGCTGCAGCTGCCCTGCGCCCTTGCCGGGGCGGCCGGTCTCCCTGCCACCCAGGGTGCACCTGGGGCTTGTGGCCCGGGCGCCGCAGGGGCGGCAGCGGGGGCGGCCGAGGGCCTGAGCTATGCCTGCTCGGACTGCGGCGAGCACTTCCCGGATCTCTTCCACGTTATGAGCCACAAGGAGGCCCACATGACAGAGAAGCCTTACGGCTGTGACGCCTGCGGTAAGACTTTCGGCTTCATCGAGAACCTCATGTGGCACAAGCTGGTGCACCAGGCCGCCCCCGAGCGCCtgctccctcccgcagccagcggCCAGCAGCCTGCAGAAGGCTCTGGCGCTGGCGGCGCCGAGGCGGCCAGCGTGCTAGACAACGGGCTGGCCGGGGAAGTGGGGGCAGCTGTAGCTGCTCTGGCTGGGGTGTCTGGTGGGGATGACAGCAGCGGCGGGGTGGGGGCCGGGGGCGGTGGGGGCACTGGCGTGGCCCCCGAGCGCTTCAGCTGCGCCACGTGTGGCCAGAGCTTCAAGCACTTCCTGGGCCTCGTCACTCACAAGTATGTGCACCTGGTGCGGCGGACCCTGGGCTGCGGCCTCTGCGGCCAGAGCTTCGCGGGCGCCTACGACCTGCTTCTGCACCGGCGCAGCCACCGGCAGAAGCGGGGCTTCCGGTGCCCAGTGTGCGGGAAGCGCTTCTGGGAGGCGGCCCTGCTGATGCGCCATCAGCGCTGCCACACGGAGCAGCGGCCCTACCGGTGTGGCGTGTGTGGCCGCGGCTTTCTGCGCTCCTGGTACCTGCGGCAGCACCGCGTGGTGCACACCGGCGAGCGGGCCTTCAAGTGCGGTGTGTGCGCCAAGCGCTTCGCGCAGTCGTCCAGCCTGGCGGAGCACCGGCGTCTGCATGCCGTGGCCCGACCCCAGCGCTGCGGCGCCTGCGGGAAGACCTTCCGCTACCGTTCTAACCTGCTGGAGCACCAGCGGCTGCACCTGGGCGAGCGCGCCTACCGCTGCGAGCACTGCGGCAAGGGCTTCTTCTACCTGAGCTCCGTGCTGCGCCACCAGCGTGCCCATGAGCCGCCGCGGCCCGAGCTTCGCTGCCCGGCCTGCCTCAAGGCCTTCAAGGATCCCGGCTACTTTCGGAAGCACCTGGCGGCCCACCAGGGCGGCCGGCCCTTCCGCTGCTCCTCCTGCGGGGAGGGTTTCGCCAACACCTATGGCCTCAAGAAACACCGCCTGGCACACAAGGCTGAGGGCCTTGCAGGGCCTGCAGCTGGGGCCAGCACCTTGGCTGGGAAGGAGGCCTGA